In one window of Vibrio sp. JC009 DNA:
- a CDS encoding energy-coupling factor transporter transmembrane component T produces MKDSKISFGINYIDTGSPLHKLNGITKFMLFIAWTTVVLITFDIRVIAALLLSGLALLKLSAVPFRIYKPLLIAAASVLTLNAVFIYLLAPQQGTEYLGSETVLVSMPYGYSVTQETLFYLVNVTLKYFSMFPIALVFVFTTHPTEFAASLNRLGVPYKIAYAVSLTLRYLPEIKKDFVNIMHAQQARGVELSKKAPLFSRFKNIVRILGPLIFSSLDKAEDISNAMTLRGFGRHKSRTWYSLKPLGKVDAVWMLVMLTVVVLAITKRVMDEQLFWYPF; encoded by the coding sequence GTGAAGGACTCTAAAATCTCTTTCGGTATTAACTATATAGATACCGGCTCACCGCTGCATAAGCTTAACGGTATTACCAAGTTTATGCTGTTTATCGCCTGGACTACCGTAGTGCTGATTACCTTTGATATCAGAGTGATTGCTGCTTTGCTTTTGTCCGGCTTAGCTCTGTTAAAGCTATCAGCAGTACCCTTCCGAATCTATAAGCCACTGCTGATTGCGGCAGCAAGTGTTCTGACACTAAATGCGGTATTTATTTATCTGCTCGCGCCTCAACAGGGAACAGAATATCTGGGCAGTGAAACTGTGCTGGTGAGCATGCCCTATGGCTACTCTGTTACACAGGAAACCCTGTTTTATCTGGTAAACGTAACCCTGAAGTACTTCAGCATGTTCCCGATTGCGCTGGTGTTTGTATTTACCACCCATCCAACAGAGTTTGCTGCCAGCCTGAACCGCCTGGGTGTTCCGTACAAAATCGCCTATGCGGTGAGCCTGACTCTGCGTTATCTTCCTGAGATCAAAAAAGATTTTGTAAATATCATGCACGCTCAGCAAGCCAGAGGTGTGGAGCTATCGAAAAAGGCACCTCTGTTTTCCCGGTTCAAGAATATTGTCCGGATACTTGGACCTTTGATTTTCTCCAGTCTGGATAAAGCAGAAGACATCTCAAATGCCATGACATTACGCGGGTTCGGCAGGCATAAGAGCCGTACCTGGTATAGCTTAAAACCGCTGGGTAAAGTTGATGCCGTCTGGATGCTGGTTATGCTGACGGTTGTGGTATTGGCTATTACTAAGCGAGTGATGGATGAGCAGTTGTTCTGGTATCCGTTTTAG
- a CDS encoding YicC/YloC family endoribonuclease, whose translation MIYSMTAYARKEVKGDWGNAVWEIRSVNQRYLETYFRLPEQFRGLEPILRERFRKRLARGKVECHLRFEANPAAQGVLTINETLANQVIKAAEQVMHMTGELSRINPFQVMQWQGVMETPEQDMDAVNQDLLSAFDEAVTDFIEARGREGDNMKALIEQRLSAITQEVVKVRNRMPEILEWQRERLISKFEEAKIELDASRVEQELILLAQKVDVAEELDRLDSHVKETTNILKKGGACGRRLDFMMQEFNRESNTLASKSISTDITASGVELKVLIEQMREQIQNIE comes from the coding sequence ATGATCTACAGCATGACCGCCTATGCGCGCAAAGAAGTGAAAGGTGATTGGGGCAACGCAGTCTGGGAAATTCGTTCTGTAAACCAGCGCTATCTTGAAACTTACTTCCGCCTTCCAGAGCAATTCCGGGGGCTAGAGCCAATTCTTCGCGAGCGTTTCCGTAAACGTCTTGCACGCGGTAAGGTTGAATGCCACCTGCGCTTTGAAGCAAATCCAGCAGCTCAGGGCGTGCTGACCATCAACGAAACACTGGCAAATCAGGTTATCAAGGCTGCCGAGCAGGTTATGCATATGACCGGAGAGCTAAGCCGCATCAACCCGTTTCAGGTTATGCAGTGGCAGGGTGTGATGGAAACACCAGAGCAGGATATGGATGCGGTAAATCAGGATCTGCTGAGCGCGTTTGATGAAGCGGTAACCGACTTTATCGAAGCCCGTGGCCGTGAAGGCGATAACATGAAGGCGCTGATTGAACAGCGTCTGTCTGCAATCACGCAAGAGGTGGTTAAGGTTCGCAACCGCATGCCTGAAATTCTTGAGTGGCAACGTGAACGCTTAATCTCTAAGTTTGAAGAGGCAAAAATCGAGCTGGATGCATCACGAGTAGAGCAGGAACTAATCCTGTTGGCGCAAAAAGTCGATGTAGCCGAAGAACTTGACCGCCTGGACTCACACGTAAAAGAAACCACCAACATCCTGAAAAAAGGTGGAGCCTGCGGCCGTCGTCTGGACTTTATGATGCAGGAGTTCAACCGCGAATCAAATACGCTGGCTTCTAAGTCTATCAGTACGGACATCACGGCTTCTGGTGTGGAGCTTAAGGTGCTGATTGAGCAGATGCGGGAACAGATCCAGAATATAGAATAA
- the rph gene encoding ribonuclease PH, with protein MRPNDRKPEQVRPIKLTRNYTAYAEGSVLVEFGNTKVLCNASVEENVPRWLKGQGRGWVTAEYGMLPRATHSRNRREAASGKQGGRTMEIQRLIARSLRAVVDLEAMGEIMITVDCDVIQADGGTRTASISGASVAMADAFKHLVKAGKLKANPMKGHVAAVSVGIVGGEALCDLEYVEDSAADTDMNVVMTEEGKMIEVQGTAEGEPFSHAELLELLDIAQKGIADIVEIQKSSLED; from the coding sequence ATGCGTCCAAACGACAGAAAACCAGAACAAGTTCGCCCTATCAAACTGACCCGTAACTACACAGCGTATGCGGAAGGCTCTGTGCTGGTAGAGTTTGGTAACACCAAGGTGCTTTGTAACGCATCTGTGGAAGAAAATGTTCCTCGCTGGCTAAAAGGTCAGGGCAGAGGCTGGGTAACGGCTGAATATGGCATGCTGCCTCGTGCAACTCATTCGCGTAACCGTCGTGAAGCTGCCAGTGGCAAGCAGGGCGGCCGTACAATGGAAATCCAACGCCTTATTGCCCGCAGCCTGCGTGCAGTGGTTGACCTGGAAGCCATGGGCGAAATTATGATTACCGTTGACTGCGATGTAATCCAGGCAGATGGTGGTACCCGTACCGCTTCTATCTCGGGTGCAAGCGTAGCAATGGCTGACGCGTTCAAGCATCTAGTGAAGGCTGGTAAGCTGAAAGCTAACCCGATGAAGGGTCATGTTGCTGCAGTTTCTGTTGGCATCGTAGGCGGAGAAGCACTTTGTGACCTTGAGTATGTAGAAGACTCAGCTGCCGACACCGATATGAATGTTGTGATGACAGAAGAAGGTAAGATGATCGAGGTTCAGGGTACTGCAGAGGGCGAACCTTTCAGCCATGCTGAACTTCTTGAGCTTCTGGATATTGCTCAGAAGGGCATTGCCGACATTGTCGAGATTCAGAAGTCGTCGTTAGAAGATTAA
- the pyrE gene encoding orotate phosphoribosyltransferase, translating to MKAYQREFIEFALEKEVLKFGEFTLKSGRKSPYFFNAGLFNTGRDLARLGRFYAAALADSGIEYDVLFGPAYKGIPIATTTAVALADHHDVDTPYCFNRKEAKDHGEGGNLVGSPLEGRIMLVDDVITAGTAIRESMEIIKANGADLAGVLVAIDRQEKGKGELSAIQEVERDFGCAVISIVSLTDLVTYLEEKGDNAEHLEAVKAYRAEFGV from the coding sequence ATGAAAGCATATCAGCGTGAATTTATTGAATTTGCCCTGGAAAAGGAAGTTCTTAAGTTTGGTGAGTTTACTTTGAAATCGGGCCGTAAGAGCCCTTACTTCTTCAACGCTGGCCTGTTTAATACAGGCAGAGACCTGGCTCGCCTTGGTCGCTTTTATGCTGCGGCTCTGGCTGACTCGGGCATTGAATATGATGTGCTGTTTGGCCCGGCTTACAAAGGCATCCCTATTGCAACAACAACAGCGGTTGCGCTGGCAGATCACCATGATGTGGATACGCCATACTGTTTTAACCGTAAAGAAGCGAAGGACCATGGTGAAGGCGGCAATCTGGTAGGCAGCCCACTAGAAGGTCGCATTATGCTGGTGGATGATGTAATTACAGCGGGTACTGCGATTCGTGAGTCTATGGAAATCATCAAAGCGAATGGTGCGGATCTGGCTGGTGTTCTGGTTGCTATCGACCGCCAGGAGAAGGGCAAAGGTGAGCTTTCAGCTATTCAGGAAGTTGAGCGTGATTTTGGTTGTGCAGTGATTTCTATTGTAAGCCTGACTGACCTGGTTACTTATCTTGAAGAGAAAGGCGATAACGCTGAGCATCTTGAAGCGGTTAAAGCGTATCGTGCGGAGTTCGGGGTCTAA
- the lpxM gene encoding lauroyl-Kdo(2)-lipid IV(A) myristoyltransferase (LpxM is lauroyl-Kdo(2)-lipid IV(A) myristoyltransferase, an enzyme characterized in Escherichia coli and involved in biosynthesis of the form of lipid A found in that species and some closely related species.), with amino-acid sequence MTNNKNSIDSYLYNPTFKWEFLHPKHWPTWLGMVFAVLLAFIPPKIRDKIAASLSKVIVNRNGRIIRRTRTNLTRCFPEKSEQEVQELLYGCFAKATQFMLGYSELLVRSTKHNQNRGEMIGEENIIPYLDKGEKVIILAPHAWAVDYPAIMLAARGYKISTIMKPQKNPIGDWLMHVQRMQYGGRIFARSAGIKPFIRSIKDGYVGYWLPDEDHGAANSVFVPFFGTEKATLKGFGKMARLSRAKVVPVLPAYNDKTGKYEVHILPALEDFPTGDEETDARRMNQAIEDLVTPRPEQYMWNLALLKTQRDGSQIYD; translated from the coding sequence ATGACCAACAATAAAAACAGTATCGACAGTTATCTATATAACCCCACTTTTAAATGGGAGTTTCTGCACCCTAAACACTGGCCTACCTGGCTGGGAATGGTGTTTGCAGTACTGCTGGCGTTTATTCCACCAAAAATCAGAGACAAGATAGCCGCTTCACTTTCAAAAGTTATCGTAAACCGCAACGGAAGAATTATCCGCCGGACCAGAACAAATCTGACCCGATGCTTTCCTGAAAAAAGCGAGCAGGAGGTTCAGGAACTGCTCTACGGCTGCTTTGCCAAGGCGACTCAGTTTATGCTTGGTTACTCGGAGCTTCTTGTCCGCTCAACTAAACATAACCAGAACCGTGGCGAGATGATTGGGGAAGAGAACATCATCCCTTATCTGGATAAGGGCGAGAAAGTGATCATTCTTGCTCCGCACGCCTGGGCGGTGGATTATCCGGCGATAATGCTGGCCGCAAGAGGCTACAAAATCTCAACCATTATGAAGCCTCAGAAAAACCCTATCGGTGACTGGCTGATGCATGTTCAGCGTATGCAGTATGGCGGACGCATCTTTGCCCGCAGCGCTGGTATCAAGCCTTTTATCCGTTCCATCAAAGATGGTTATGTGGGTTACTGGCTGCCAGATGAAGACCATGGTGCGGCGAACTCTGTGTTTGTGCCTTTCTTCGGCACGGAAAAAGCGACGCTGAAAGGCTTCGGTAAGATGGCAAGGCTTTCCAGAGCTAAAGTGGTTCCTGTACTTCCCGCTTACAATGATAAAACCGGTAAGTATGAAGTACACATTTTGCCAGCACTTGAAGACTTCCCGACCGGTGATGAAGAGACAGATGCAAGAAGGATGAATCAGGCGATTGAAGATTTGGTTACACCAAGGCCTGAGCAGTATATGTGGAATCTGGCGCTGCTGAAGACACAAAGGGATGGGTCGCAGATTTACGATTAA
- the lpxL gene encoding LpxL/LpxP family Kdo(2)-lipid IV(A) lauroyl/palmitoleoyl acyltransferase — MNMSKRSIKPTFTISLLHPKNWGVWLGFGFLALFVNIMPYRVLLFTGRKIGQIGMKYGQKRVHVASRNLELSFPEKSKEEIDAIVVENFKNTGMALIETGIAWFWPAWRLKRFLTYENMEQLSRYEEEGKGALLCFVHALNLEIAARAFGIAGMPGHGVYRPHTNPAYDFIQYWGRTHNGNTLVDRRDLKEMIRVLRKGQRLFYLPDHDYGHNKSVFVPFFAVEEACTTTGPSILAYPSHCAIISGSGFRTKDGKYEIILDDSMHEIYPQKDMEAAAALMNKYMEKVILRGLDQWMWLHKRFKSMPDHDRTNERYL; from the coding sequence ATAAATATGAGTAAAAGAAGCATCAAACCAACTTTCACCATCTCTCTGCTGCACCCTAAAAACTGGGGTGTCTGGCTTGGTTTTGGCTTTCTGGCCCTTTTTGTAAATATTATGCCCTACAGAGTTCTTCTGTTTACAGGGCGTAAAATCGGCCAAATAGGCATGAAATACGGCCAGAAGCGTGTTCATGTTGCATCACGCAACCTTGAACTCTCTTTCCCTGAGAAATCAAAAGAAGAGATTGATGCAATCGTCGTTGAGAACTTCAAAAACACAGGTATGGCTCTGATCGAAACAGGAATTGCCTGGTTCTGGCCTGCCTGGCGTCTGAAGCGTTTTCTGACCTATGAAAACATGGAGCAACTTTCCCGCTATGAAGAAGAGGGTAAAGGTGCCCTGCTCTGTTTTGTTCACGCCCTGAATCTGGAAATTGCGGCAAGAGCTTTTGGTATTGCCGGCATGCCTGGTCATGGTGTTTACCGTCCGCATACCAACCCGGCTTACGACTTTATTCAGTACTGGGGAAGAACGCATAACGGCAACACTTTAGTAGACCGCAGAGACCTGAAAGAGATGATCCGTGTTCTGCGTAAAGGCCAGCGTCTGTTCTATCTTCCGGACCACGATTACGGTCATAACAAATCTGTATTCGTACCTTTCTTTGCTGTTGAGGAAGCTTGTACAACCACTGGTCCTAGTATTCTTGCCTATCCTAGCCATTGCGCTATTATCTCCGGCTCTGGATTCAGAACTAAGGATGGTAAGTACGAAATCATCCTGGATGACTCCATGCATGAAATCTATCCTCAAAAGGATATGGAAGCCGCTGCTGCACTTATGAATAAGTATATGGAGAAGGTTATCCTAAGAGGGCTAGATCAGTGGATGTGGCTGCATAAACGCTTCAAATCCATGCCTGATCACGACAGAACAAATGAACGCTATCTTTAG
- the slmA gene encoding nucleoid occlusion factor SlmA has product MTGTRKSNRREEILQALAHMLESNEGASRITTAKLAKQVGVSEAALYRHFPSKARMFEGLIEFMEEAIMPRINRILDDEKDTLQRLRLVLQLILVFAERNPGLTRILSGHALMFENERLRGRVNQLFERIETQLRQILRERKLREGKSFPVDEKILAAQLLGQVEGSLNRFVRSDFKYKPTENFEDYWALLSAQIQ; this is encoded by the coding sequence ATGACCGGCACGAGAAAATCCAATCGTCGCGAAGAGATTCTTCAGGCTCTGGCCCATATGCTGGAATCTAATGAAGGCGCATCCCGTATTACCACAGCAAAACTTGCTAAGCAGGTTGGCGTTTCAGAAGCAGCTTTATATCGTCACTTCCCAAGCAAAGCCCGTATGTTTGAAGGCTTAATCGAGTTTATGGAAGAGGCAATTATGCCACGAATCAACCGTATTCTTGATGATGAAAAGGATACCCTTCAGCGCCTGAGACTTGTGCTACAGCTGATTCTAGTCTTTGCTGAAAGAAACCCAGGCCTGACACGAATACTGTCTGGTCATGCTCTAATGTTCGAAAATGAGCGCTTAAGAGGCAGAGTCAACCAGCTGTTTGAACGCATTGAAACTCAGCTAAGACAGATTCTGAGAGAAAGAAAGCTGCGTGAGGGCAAATCATTCCCTGTGGATGAGAAAATACTTGCGGCACAGCTGCTGGGCCAGGTTGAAGGCAGCCTGAACCGGTTCGTGCGTTCAGATTTTAAATATAAGCCAACGGAAAACTTTGAGGATTACTGGGCACTGCTCAGTGCTCAAATTCAATAA
- the dut gene encoding dUTP diphosphatase, protein MKQIDLKILDSRIGGEFPLPTYATEGSAGIDLRACLDEALTVEPGKTHLVPTGMAIHINDHNLAATILPRSGLGHKHGIVLGNLVGLIDSDYQGQLMVSVWNRGQTTFTIEPGDRIAQLVFVPVVQAEFNIVDDFDATKRGEGGFGHSGKQ, encoded by the coding sequence ATGAAACAAATCGACCTAAAAATCCTCGACTCCCGCATCGGCGGCGAGTTCCCACTACCAACCTACGCAACAGAAGGCTCGGCTGGTATCGATCTGAGAGCTTGCCTTGACGAAGCGCTGACCGTAGAGCCGGGTAAGACTCACCTTGTTCCTACCGGTATGGCGATTCATATTAACGACCACAATCTTGCTGCGACTATTCTGCCTCGCTCTGGTCTTGGCCATAAGCACGGTATCGTACTTGGTAACCTGGTTGGTCTTATCGACTCTGATTATCAGGGTCAGCTGATGGTTTCTGTATGGAACCGCGGTCAGACTACATTCACCATCGAACCCGGTGATCGTATTGCTCAGCTTGTCTTTGTTCCTGTGGTACAGGCAGAGTTCAACATTGTTGACGATTTCGACGCGACAAAACGCGGTGAAGGCGGTTTTGGTCACTCAGGTAAGCAATAA
- the coaBC gene encoding bifunctional phosphopantothenoylcysteine decarboxylase/phosphopantothenate--cysteine ligase CoaBC: MRTLEGKKILLGISGGIAAYKCAELTRRLAERGATVHVVMTQAAKEFITPLTMQAVSGRPVSESLFDPAAEASMGHIELGKWADLVLLAPATADLIARVAAGMGNDLLSTLVLATEAEVAVAPAMNMQMYNNVATQENIATLKRRGMHIWGPGAGEQACGDVGKGRMLEPMQLVGLCENYFQPKLLEGKSVLITAGPTREAIDPVRYISNHSSGKMGFALAKAASQLGAEVTLVSGPVSLETPQGVNRINVDSAQNMYDAVMENTASNNIFIACAAVADYRPEAVSSQKIKKTDDSDSMSVTMVKNPDIVASVAALEESRPFTVGFAAETQDVEKYARSKLERKKLDMICANDVSVEGQGFNSNNNALHLYWKDGELELPLDAKETLAAEILKKISELM, from the coding sequence ATGCGAACATTAGAAGGCAAAAAGATCCTGCTTGGTATCAGCGGTGGTATTGCTGCGTATAAGTGTGCAGAGCTGACCCGCCGTCTGGCAGAAAGAGGCGCAACGGTACATGTTGTGATGACTCAGGCAGCAAAGGAATTTATTACCCCTCTGACAATGCAGGCCGTTTCCGGAAGGCCGGTATCAGAAAGCCTGTTTGACCCGGCAGCAGAAGCATCAATGGGCCATATTGAGCTGGGCAAATGGGCAGACTTAGTGCTTCTGGCACCCGCTACTGCCGACCTTATCGCCCGCGTAGCCGCCGGCATGGGTAATGACCTGCTTTCCACACTTGTGCTGGCAACAGAAGCAGAAGTCGCCGTCGCCCCTGCTATGAATATGCAGATGTATAACAATGTGGCCACTCAGGAAAATATCGCCACGCTAAAACGCCGTGGTATGCATATCTGGGGACCGGGAGCCGGTGAGCAAGCATGTGGCGACGTAGGTAAAGGCAGAATGCTGGAGCCAATGCAGCTTGTCGGACTATGCGAAAACTACTTCCAGCCGAAGCTGTTAGAAGGTAAATCCGTTCTTATTACTGCAGGCCCAACCCGTGAAGCCATTGATCCGGTCCGCTACATCAGCAATCACAGCTCAGGAAAAATGGGCTTTGCTCTTGCAAAAGCCGCATCTCAGCTTGGTGCTGAAGTAACACTGGTAAGTGGTCCGGTTAGCCTTGAAACTCCGCAAGGTGTAAACCGCATCAATGTGGACAGCGCTCAGAACATGTATGACGCCGTCATGGAAAATACAGCCAGCAACAATATTTTTATTGCCTGCGCCGCTGTTGCCGACTATCGTCCGGAAGCCGTTTCTTCACAAAAGATTAAGAAAACCGACGATTCAGACTCAATGTCCGTCACCATGGTGAAAAATCCGGATATCGTCGCATCCGTCGCAGCACTTGAAGAGTCCCGCCCCTTTACTGTAGGCTTCGCGGCTGAAACACAGGACGTAGAAAAATACGCCCGCAGTAAACTGGAGCGCAAGAAGCTTGATATGATCTGCGCCAACGATGTCTCAGTCGAAGGACAGGGCTTTAACAGCAACAATAATGCACTGCATCTTTATTGGAAGGATGGAGAGTTGGAGTTGCCGTTGGATGCGAAGGAAACGCTGGCGGCGGAAATACTTAAGAAAATTTCAGAGTTAATGTAA
- a CDS encoding methyl-accepting chemotaxis protein — MNLKSRGKLLSITIIPLILITVLVTGVFYWNGQRDLVEQAQLYREELINTHKAELKAHLRMGRTAIKALYDADQNGENIEAAKVILNNMRFADDGYFFAYDSKGVNTMHAIKPQLVGKNLYGLKDDNGVPVISGLIDASKQGDGFLYFSWHKPSIDAQAPKLGYAEYLPKWDWVLGTGIYIDDVDKIVAQYREQREANIMADISFAVLISVVVLLIAVTVISLVVSKSLTPLRNMAEKLNDIAQGGGDLTSRLEAKGNDEVAQLGQAFNTFMDKLQPLIKDIQETSVTVMQAANDIDSHTSHSSKTMQHHSQETEKVVTAVTQMAATSREVANNTNSTSAAITDANQQIQDAQREVAEAINSINELVNEVNVTSDAIESLSDQTNQITSVIEVIGGIAEQTNLLALNAAIEAARAGEQGRGFAVVADEVRSLASRTQASTEEINEMLTALQGGVKKAVTTMAASQERGEKTVQDSSVIQDRLAGIEGSVSTIHDMGIQTASAAEEQSAVAEDINQNLVSIQQIVSELSEDLQRSEAISSSLAQSGSHVNDLVGSFKA; from the coding sequence ATGAACCTGAAAAGCCGCGGCAAGTTACTGTCAATTACAATTATTCCTCTTATTCTTATAACTGTTTTGGTCACGGGGGTGTTTTACTGGAATGGTCAGCGAGACCTGGTAGAACAGGCACAGTTATATCGTGAAGAGTTGATTAATACGCACAAAGCAGAGCTGAAAGCGCACCTTAGAATGGGCAGAACAGCGATCAAGGCGCTTTATGATGCTGACCAGAACGGTGAGAATATTGAGGCTGCCAAAGTTATTCTGAACAATATGCGCTTTGCCGATGACGGTTACTTCTTTGCCTATGATTCCAAAGGCGTGAACACCATGCACGCGATTAAGCCTCAACTGGTAGGGAAAAATCTTTACGGGCTTAAGGATGATAACGGCGTTCCGGTTATTTCGGGTCTGATTGATGCTTCAAAGCAGGGTGACGGATTCCTTTACTTCTCCTGGCATAAACCTTCTATTGACGCGCAGGCACCAAAGCTGGGCTATGCAGAGTACCTTCCAAAGTGGGACTGGGTTCTTGGTACCGGTATCTATATTGATGATGTGGATAAGATAGTGGCTCAGTACAGAGAACAAAGAGAAGCGAACATTATGGCTGATATCAGTTTCGCTGTTCTGATCTCGGTTGTTGTTCTGCTGATTGCTGTTACGGTTATCAGCCTGGTGGTGAGCAAGAGTCTTACTCCACTAAGAAATATGGCCGAAAAACTGAATGATATCGCTCAGGGGGGCGGGGATCTGACCAGCCGTCTTGAAGCCAAAGGTAATGATGAAGTTGCTCAACTGGGGCAGGCATTTAACACCTTTATGGATAAACTGCAGCCGCTTATCAAAGATATTCAGGAAACCTCTGTCACTGTTATGCAGGCTGCAAATGATATTGACTCGCACACATCTCACTCCAGTAAGACGATGCAGCATCACAGTCAGGAAACAGAGAAGGTGGTAACCGCTGTCACTCAGATGGCAGCGACATCCCGCGAGGTTGCCAACAATACCAACTCCACTTCTGCGGCGATAACGGATGCTAACCAGCAGATCCAGGATGCTCAGAGAGAAGTTGCAGAAGCCATTAACAGTATCAATGAGCTGGTTAATGAAGTGAACGTGACTTCAGATGCGATTGAGTCACTTAGTGATCAGACAAACCAGATTACCAGCGTAATTGAGGTTATCGGCGGAATCGCTGAGCAGACTAACCTGCTGGCGCTTAACGCTGCTATTGAAGCCGCCCGTGCCGGTGAGCAGGGCCGCGGCTTTGCTGTTGTTGCCGATGAGGTTCGTTCGCTGGCAAGCAGAACTCAGGCCAGCACCGAAGAGATCAATGAGATGCTGACTGCGCTTCAGGGCGGCGTTAAGAAAGCGGTAACCACTATGGCGGCTAGTCAGGAGCGCGGTGAGAAGACTGTTCAGGACTCTTCCGTGATTCAGGACAGGCTGGCTGGTATCGAAGGTTCTGTTAGCACCATCCATGATATGGGTATTCAGACAGCCTCAGCTGCGGAAGAGCAAAGTGCTGTGGCAGAAGATATCAATCAAAATCTGGTGTCGATTCAGCAGATAGTCAGTGAACTAAGCGAAGATCTTCAGCGTTCTGAGGCAATCAGTTCATCGCTGGCTCAGTCTGGTTCGCATGTGAATGATTTGGTGGGAAGCTTTAAGGCCTAA
- the mutM gene encoding bifunctional DNA-formamidopyrimidine glycosylase/DNA-(apurinic or apyrimidinic site) lyase — MPELPEVEVSRLGITPHLKNQTIKEIIVRQPKLRWMVPGEISQLSGQKIIDISRRAKYLLIRVETGTVIVHLGMSGSLRVLDNSFPTGKHDHVDLVLSGGKLLRYNDPRRFGAWLWQEGDQLHELLGSLGPEPLETDFSAEYMLEKAKNKRTAVKQFIMDNKIVVGVGNIYANESLFSSGIHPQTPAGTLKPEQWTTLVAEIKQVLKTAIKQGGTTLKDFTKADGKPGYFAQELQMYGKAGEPCPVCGSPIQQLKIGQRNSYFCADCQPKIRP; from the coding sequence ATGCCCGAACTCCCCGAAGTAGAAGTCAGCCGCCTGGGAATAACCCCCCACCTAAAAAACCAAACCATCAAAGAAATCATCGTTCGTCAGCCTAAGCTGCGCTGGATGGTGCCTGGTGAAATTTCTCAGCTTTCCGGGCAGAAGATTATTGATATCAGCCGTCGGGCTAAGTATCTGCTTATTCGTGTGGAAACCGGGACTGTTATTGTCCACCTTGGTATGTCGGGGTCACTTCGGGTTTTGGATAACAGCTTTCCGACCGGGAAGCATGACCATGTGGATCTTGTGTTGTCGGGCGGTAAATTGCTGAGATATAACGACCCTCGCCGGTTTGGGGCATGGCTTTGGCAGGAGGGTGATCAGCTTCATGAGCTTTTGGGTAGCTTAGGACCAGAACCTCTGGAAACTGATTTTTCTGCTGAATATATGCTTGAAAAAGCCAAAAACAAAAGAACGGCGGTCAAGCAGTTTATTATGGATAACAAGATTGTTGTAGGGGTCGGGAATATCTATGCCAACGAATCTCTTTTCTCTTCCGGTATTCATCCGCAAACACCGGCAGGGACTTTGAAACCAGAACAATGGACAACTCTGGTAGCAGAAATTAAGCAGGTTCTGAAAACCGCTATAAAGCAAGGTGGAACAACACTGAAGGATTTCACCAAAGCGGATGGCAAGCCGGGATATTTTGCTCAGGAGCTACAGATGTACGGCAAGGCAGGTGAGCCCTGCCCTGTGTGTGGCAGCCCTATCCAACAACTTAAGATAGGGCAGAGGAACAGTTATTTTTGTGCGGATTGCCAGCCAAAGATTAGGCCTTAA